The DNA segment TTTAGTAATTTCTGGATGCGCTTCACAAAACGAAGCACGTGTCGGAGAAAAAACTACCGTAGAACATCCCCAAAAAGAAGTAGTGAAAGAAGATACCAAACCACTGCCAAAACAAAAAATACACAAACAATTATCCAAGCAAGGTACTTACGTTCTATCAGTTTGGCGTTGGTGCAGTCATCCTACTTCCATTTATTCTTATTGAAAAATTTAGCGTAACTGCGATGGATATTGCGCTTTTGGTATTGCTGGGGGCGGTTTTTACCGTAGGTGGATATACCTTATTTATAAACGCATTAAAATATTTGAAAGCAC comes from the Candidatus Dependentiae bacterium genome and includes:
- a CDS encoding DMT family transporter, coding for MPNHCQNKKYTNNYPSKVLTFYQFGVGAVILLPFILIEKFSVTAMDIALLVLLGAVFTVGGYTLFINALKYLKAQRVSIIATLEPVYSIALAFFILGEIPELRTIAGGALILAASVYTTLRKSR